DNA from Acidimicrobiia bacterium:
CCGCCCTCGGCCCGGCCGTCGACCGGGTCGGCGGGCTCCTCGCCGGCGGGCCGAGCCGGGTGCCGGCCGTCGCCGCGACCCGCAGCGTGCCCGGTCGCCTCGTCGTCGTGTACTCGCCGAAGGGCGGGACCGGCAAGAGCACGGTGGCGATCAACGTCGCGGTCGCGCTCGCGCACCGCACCGACCAGAAGGTCGCGCTCGTCGACGCCGACGTGAACTTCGGTGACGTGGCCGTGCTGCTCGGCCTCCCGCCGCAGCAGACCGTGCTCGACGCCGTCGCCGCGGCCCAGTACGGCGACGTCGAGCTCGTGCGCAGCATGCTGAGCCGGCACCGGTCGAGCGGGCTGCTCGTGCTCCCGGCCCCCACCGAGCCGATGCTGGCGGGCGGGGTCCTGCCCGCCGAGCTGGTGGCGGTGTGCGAGGCGCTGCAGAGCTGGTGCGGGTTCGTCATCGCCGACCTCCCGGCGCAGCTCGACGACGTCGCGTCGGCGCTCATCGACGCCGCCGACGAGGTGCTGCTGGTCGGCGGGATGGACATCCCGAGCGTCAAGAACCTGAAGATCGGCATGCAGGTCCTCGACCTCCTCGCGGTCGCGGGCCCGAAGACGCACCTGATCCTGAACCGGGCCAACACCCAGGTGAAGCTCGACGTCAACGAGGTGGAGCAGGTGCTGGGCCTCCCGGCCCAGTTCCCGATCCCCTCCGACATCGCGGTGCCGATCTCGGTGAACGCGGGCGTGCCGGTGGTCGAGCACGCGCCCGGCTCGCCGGCCAGCCGGGCCATCGACCGCATCGCCCTCTCGCTCCTCGGTCCGGAGATGGCCAGCACCGGGGCCAAGGGCCGGCGGGCCCGACGGGCGCTGCGGGCATGACCGTCACCGGCCAGTGGCCGCCGGCCGGGGCGCCGACGCCCGCGACGGCGCCGCGCGTGACCGCGCGCGCCCACGCCCTCGAGGACCTCCGCCACAAGATGCACCAGTTCGTGGTGGCCGAGCTCGGCCCGATCCTCTACGACCGGGGGGTCTCGGAGGCCGAGCTGCGCAAGCAGGTCGGCGACACCCTCCAGCGGGCCCTGGCCCAGGAGCACCTGGCCCTCGGGTCGGCCGAGCGCCAGGCCCTGCTCCAGTCGGTCTTCGACGACATCCTCGGCTACGGACCGATCGACGGGCTCCTCCGCGACCCGAACATCAGCGAGGTCATGGTCAACGGACCCCAGCAGGTGTTCGTGGAGCGCGACGGCAAGATCACCCGCACCGACGTCCGGTTCGTCGACGAGCAGCACCTCCGGCGGATCATCGACAAGATCGTGAGCCAGGTCGGCCGGCGCGTGGACGAGGCCACCCCGATGGTCGACGCCCGCCTGCCCGACGGGTCCCGCGTCAACTGCATCGTCCACCCGCTGGCCATCGGGGGGCCGTTCCTCACCATCCGGCGCTTCCGGGCCGACCCGTTCACCGTCAAGGACCTCATCGCGATCGGCACCATGTCGGAGCAGCTGGCGCACTTCGTCGACTGCTGCGTGCGCGGCCGGCTCAACGTGATCGTGAGCGGCGGCACCGGCACCGGCAAGACGACGCTGCTGAACGTGCTGTCGTCGTTCATCCCGCCCGACGAGCGCATCATCACCATCGAGGACGCGAAGGAGCTCCAGCTCCAGCAGCCGCACGTCCTGTGCACCGAGGCCCGGCCGCCGAACATCGAGGGCAAGGGCGAGATCCGGATCCGTGACCTGGTCCGCAACGCGCTGCGCATGCGGCCCGACCGCATCGTCGTCGGCGAGGCCCGTGGCGCCGAGGCCCTCGACATGCTGCAGGCCATGAACACCGGCCACGACGGGTCGCTGACGACGGTGCACTCGAACGCCCCTCGCGACACGCTCTCGCGGGTCGAGACGATGGCGCTCATGGCCGGCATGGACCTGCCGGTGCGCGTCATCCGGGAGCAGATGGCCTCGGCCCTCGACCTCATCGTCCACCTGTCCCGGCTGCGCGACGGGACCCGTCGGGTCACCCACGTCAGCGAGGTGATGGGGATGGAGGGCGACGTCGTCGTGCTCCAGGACATCTACCTGTTCGACTACTCGATGGGGATCGACGCCAACGGGCAGTTCCTCGGGCACCTGAAGAGCACCGGCATCCGCCCGGGCTTCTCCGAGCGGCTCGCCAACTTCGGCGTCAACCTTGATCAGTCGCTCTTCAGCGGCGAGCAGCTGTCGCGCCGGGGGGGCATGCGACGATGAGCGGCGTCGTCGCGGCGGTCGACTCGACCTGGCGGCTGGCGCTCCCGGCCATCATGGCCGGGGCGGTGCTGGCGTTCGCGATGGCGGTGATGCTGATCACGGGCGACCACCGCGGCGCCCTCGAGCGCCGGCTCACCGGCTACGGCGAGGAGCCCGAGCCGGAGCGCCCCCTGGGCCGCGGGGACGGGGCCCTGGCCGAGACCCGCCTGGTCCAGGACATGGCCGACTTCACCGGGCGGATCGCCGAGCGGGTCGGGCTCCTGAACCGCGTCGAGGAGAAGCTGGAGCAGGCCGACCTGCCGGTGCGCCCGACCGAGGCCATCTTCTTCTACGGCGCGGCCACGTTCGTCGTCGTCGTCGGCGCGCTGCTCCTCCTCGGCCCCCCACCGGCGCTCATCTTGGCGATCGTCGCCGGGATCGGGCCCCCGGTGTACCTCGAGCTGCGCCGCCACCGGCGGCTCCGGAAGTTCGAGGTCCAGCTCCCCGACGTCCTGAACCTCTTCGCGGGCTCGATGCGGGCCGGGTTCTCGTTCGCCCAGGCCCTCGAGGCCGTCGCCGAGGAGGCGCCCGAGCCGTCGCGGCGTGAGCTGCAGCGGTGCTTCACCGAGAGCCGCCTCGGCCGGCCCATCGAGGACGCGCTCGAGGACTCGGCCCAGCGGATGCACAGCGTCGACCTGATGTGGGCGGTCATGGCGATCCGGATCCAGCGCGAGGTCGGCGGCAACCTCGCCGAGCTCCTCGACACGGTCTCGAACACGATGACCGAGCGGGAGCGCCTGAAGCGCGAGATCCTGGCCCTCACGGCCGAGGGAAGGCTCTCGGCGTGGATCCTCGGCGTCTTCCCACCCGGGTTCGCGATCGTCCTCTACGCGATCCAGCCCACCTACATGAAGGTGCTGTTCGAGAACGGCATCGGCGTCATCGCCGTCATCGCGTCGGGGGTGATGGCGGTGATCGGGTTCTTCTGGCTCCGCAAGCTCATGGCGATCGAGGTCTGACGTGTCCCCGCTCGTGATCGCGGCCGCCCTCGCCGGCGCCGTCCTGCTCATCGGGCTGCTGACCACGGGCGTCGTCGTCGAGCGGGCCGAGGTGCGCGAGTCGCTGCGCCGCCTCGAGGGCTACCAGATCCAGGACGTGCGCGACCAGGAGATGCTGGCGCCGATCAGCGAGCGGGTGTTCAACCCGCTGGCGGAGGCGGCGGCGGGCGTCGTCCAGCGGTTCACGCCGCAGGGGTACCGGGACGAGGTGGCCCGCAAGCTCGTGCACGGCGGGCTGGCCTCCCGGATCAGCGTCGACCAGGTGCTGGTCTGGAAGCTGCTCGGGCTCATGAGCGGCCTCGTGTGGCTGCCGCTCTTCCTCTTCGGGCTCCACACCTCCGCGATCGTCACCTTCGCGTTCGTCATCGTGTGCTGGGGCGTCTCGTTCCTCCTGCCGGACGTCTACCTGGCCCGGGCCATCGACCGTCGCCGCCACGACATCGCCGTGCAGCTGCCCGACATCCTCGACCTGCTCGTGATCTCGGTCGAGGCGGGCCTCGGGTTCGACCAGGCCCTCGACCGGACCACGTCGGCGATCCCGGGCCCGCTGTCCGACGAGTTCCGGCGGATGCTGCAGGAGACCCGTTTCGGCTCGAGCCGGGCCGACGCCCTGCGGGCGATGGACCAGCGCTGCGACGTCCCCGAGCTGCGCACCTTCATCCTCGCCATGCTCCAGGCCGACACCTTCGGCGTGTCGATCTCCCGGATCCTGCGCGCGCAGGCCGACGAGATGCGGATCGCTCGTCGCCAGCGGGCCCAGGCGCAGGCCC
Protein-coding regions in this window:
- a CDS encoding P-loop NTPase, which translates into the protein MAIEPGGAPSVQWNAGAPAPYDIAIVEPDGRWRLRLGTALATAAQFEAVEQLVQALRPGRPLVAVFGPGLATAYGFEQVHRLITNHPELGAIFAVDQVSSEVLQAAFRAGARDTVAAADPAALGPAVDRVGGLLAGGPSRVPAVAATRSVPGRLVVVYSPKGGTGKSTVAINVAVALAHRTDQKVALVDADVNFGDVAVLLGLPPQQTVLDAVAAAQYGDVELVRSMLSRHRSSGLLVLPAPTEPMLAGGVLPAELVAVCEALQSWCGFVIADLPAQLDDVASALIDAADEVLLVGGMDIPSVKNLKIGMQVLDLLAVAGPKTHLILNRANTQVKLDVNEVEQVLGLPAQFPIPSDIAVPISVNAGVPVVEHAPGSPASRAIDRIALSLLGPEMASTGAKGRRARRALRA
- a CDS encoding CpaF family protein, producing MTVTGQWPPAGAPTPATAPRVTARAHALEDLRHKMHQFVVAELGPILYDRGVSEAELRKQVGDTLQRALAQEHLALGSAERQALLQSVFDDILGYGPIDGLLRDPNISEVMVNGPQQVFVERDGKITRTDVRFVDEQHLRRIIDKIVSQVGRRVDEATPMVDARLPDGSRVNCIVHPLAIGGPFLTIRRFRADPFTVKDLIAIGTMSEQLAHFVDCCVRGRLNVIVSGGTGTGKTTLLNVLSSFIPPDERIITIEDAKELQLQQPHVLCTEARPPNIEGKGEIRIRDLVRNALRMRPDRIVVGEARGAEALDMLQAMNTGHDGSLTTVHSNAPRDTLSRVETMALMAGMDLPVRVIREQMASALDLIVHLSRLRDGTRRVTHVSEVMGMEGDVVVLQDIYLFDYSMGIDANGQFLGHLKSTGIRPGFSERLANFGVNLDQSLFSGEQLSRRGGMRR
- a CDS encoding type II secretion system F family protein — its product is MSGVVAAVDSTWRLALPAIMAGAVLAFAMAVMLITGDHRGALERRLTGYGEEPEPERPLGRGDGALAETRLVQDMADFTGRIAERVGLLNRVEEKLEQADLPVRPTEAIFFYGAATFVVVVGALLLLGPPPALILAIVAGIGPPVYLELRRHRRLRKFEVQLPDVLNLFAGSMRAGFSFAQALEAVAEEAPEPSRRELQRCFTESRLGRPIEDALEDSAQRMHSVDLMWAVMAIRIQREVGGNLAELLDTVSNTMTERERLKREILALTAEGRLSAWILGVFPPGFAIVLYAIQPTYMKVLFENGIGVIAVIASGVMAVIGFFWLRKLMAIEV
- a CDS encoding type II secretion system F family protein; its protein translation is MSPLVIAAALAGAVLLIGLLTTGVVVERAEVRESLRRLEGYQIQDVRDQEMLAPISERVFNPLAEAAAGVVQRFTPQGYRDEVARKLVHGGLASRISVDQVLVWKLLGLMSGLVWLPLFLFGLHTSAIVTFAFVIVCWGVSFLLPDVYLARAIDRRRHDIAVQLPDILDLLVISVEAGLGFDQALDRTTSAIPGPLSDEFRRMLQETRFGSSRADALRAMDQRCDVPELRTFILAMLQADTFGVSISRILRAQADEMRIARRQRAQAQAQKAPVKMLFPMVFCIFPSIFVVILGPAMLQIAHTL